The stretch of DNA TAATCGCAATACCATTGGCAAGGGCTTCTTCAATGCCAAGTTCAAACACTTCCTGCGTGTCTTCTAAACGGTACAAGTCAAAATGCCAGATCTCGCCTTTGGGTGTTTGGTATGTTTGGACTAGACTAAAGGTAGGGCTTGGAACTTCAAGTGTTGGGTGATTGGAGATGCCTCTTAAAAGCGCCCGTGTAAACGTGGTTTTGCCTGCGCCTAAATCACCTTCCAGCGTAACCACATCACCAGGTATCAGTGATTGGCCGAACTCAACAGCAAATTGCTCCAAAGAAGATTGGTCATTAAAAATCATCGTGTTATGCGTCATGTTTAATCGGTTCGCGTTGTTGATGTTGACGTGGCAAACGACAGGTAACGGACGTGCCCTGGCCTAATGTTGACGTAATGGTAATCGTACCACCGTGCATGTCAATAATGTTTTTAGCCACTGAAAGGCCAAGGCCCGTTCCTTTAACGCCAGAAACCTTGGCATGGCTGGAACGGAAAAAACGGTCAAAGAGGTGAGGTATATCATCCTGGGCAATGCCAATGCCACCATCTTCGACCCAAAACTCAATCCAATGATCGTGGGTTGTTTTAGCGCCAAGCGATACCTGGCCACCCAGTTGATTATAAAAAACAGCATTATGCAGTAATTTAACGAGCACCTGGGTAATTCTGCCCTCATCACCCTCTATAAAGCCAATATCAGCAGGGCAATCAAAATGGAACGTCAAATGATGGCGCTGGGTGAGGTCTTTAAACATAGGCTCAACCGTTTGCATGGTGTGATAAAAATCAAAATGGGTCATATCGAGTTTTAAATGGCCCGCATCACTGGAGGTAAGATCAAGAATGTCATCAATCAGCGTTAACAGATAGTGAGAAGAAAAGCGGATATCTTCTACATATTCATGCTGTTTAGCTGCCATGCTTCCGTGGATGCCCTGCAGTAACATATCTGAAAAGCCAATGATGGTAGTCAGTGGTGTGCGCAGTTCGTAGGAAATATTGGCCAGGAACTCAGCCTTCACTTTATCGGCTTCTTCTAATGCTTCATTGCGTTCGCGCAAGCTGCGTTCGAGTAAGGACGAATCGGTGATATCCACATAACTGAACATGCTGCCGCCATCTGGAAGTGGGGAGGCTGAACGGCGGATCACTTTGCCGTCACGTCTTTCGATAATTTCCTCGCGTGGTTGAGAGAGA from Alphaproteobacteria bacterium encodes:
- the tsaE gene encoding tRNA (adenosine(37)-N6)-threonylcarbamoyltransferase complex ATPase subunit type 1 TsaE — its product is MTHNTMIFNDQSSLEQFAVEFGQSLIPGDVVTLEGDLGAGKTTFTRALLRGISNHPTLEVPSPTFSLVQTYQTPKGEIWHFDLYRLEDTQEVFELGIEEALANGIAIIEWPQLIETYLPAHTKRLHIECGEAPHTRMIKF